One region of Haloprofundus salilacus genomic DNA includes:
- the hisB gene encoding imidazoleglycerol-phosphate dehydratase HisB: MSDRTASVFRETAETTIDLSLAVDGTGEAEVDTGIGFFDHMLTAFAKHGLFDLELSCDGDLHVDDHHTVEDVAIVLGEAFADALGEKRGIVRYADRKVPLDESVVGVVVDVSGRPHFEFDGEFSQDRIGEFTSDMARHFAYSLAMNAGLTLHVDVERGVNAHHEVEALFKALTRALDDATRIDERRADDTPSTKGKL; this comes from the coding sequence ATGAGCGACCGTACGGCCTCCGTGTTCCGCGAGACGGCGGAGACCACCATCGATCTCTCGCTCGCCGTCGACGGCACCGGCGAAGCCGAGGTCGACACCGGCATCGGCTTCTTCGACCACATGCTGACCGCCTTCGCCAAACACGGTCTGTTCGACCTCGAATTGTCCTGCGACGGCGACCTGCACGTCGACGACCACCACACCGTCGAGGACGTGGCTATCGTGCTCGGCGAGGCGTTCGCGGACGCCCTCGGCGAGAAGCGGGGCATCGTCCGCTACGCCGACCGCAAGGTGCCGCTGGACGAGTCCGTCGTCGGCGTCGTCGTCGACGTGAGCGGCCGTCCGCACTTCGAGTTCGACGGCGAGTTCTCGCAGGACCGAATCGGCGAGTTCACGAGCGACATGGCGCGACACTTCGCGTACTCGCTGGCGATGAACGCCGGTCTGACGCTCCACGTCGACGTCGAACGCGGCGTCAACGCCCACCACGAGGTGGAGGCGCTGTTCAAGGCGCTCACTCGGGCGCTGGACGACGCCACCAGAATCGACGAGCGCCGCGCCGATGACACGCCGAGTACGAAAGGAAAGCTATAG
- a CDS encoding putative glycolipid-binding domain-containing protein has translation MHDVLWEPADAAGLEHLRYETRPLSAESVVLGVRDGERFRIRYALDCDAEGRVRSVSVDSFDDGASLRLLTDGEGRWTDDDGAPIPELDGCLDVDISATPFTNSLPIRRLDLAAGESATLSMAYVSVPALEVSAVRQKYICLDPLDADGGRFCYEGLTSGFSAEIPVDSEGVVRDYPGLFRRVDRVGLSRTGND, from the coding sequence ATGCACGACGTGCTCTGGGAACCCGCCGACGCCGCGGGACTCGAACACCTGCGATACGAGACCCGCCCACTCTCGGCGGAGTCGGTCGTTCTCGGCGTCCGAGACGGCGAACGCTTCCGGATTCGCTACGCGCTCGACTGCGACGCCGAGGGACGAGTTCGGTCCGTCTCGGTAGACTCGTTCGACGACGGCGCGAGTCTCCGCCTCCTCACAGACGGCGAGGGCCGGTGGACCGACGACGACGGTGCGCCGATTCCCGAACTCGACGGTTGTCTCGACGTCGACATCTCCGCGACGCCGTTCACGAACTCGCTCCCGATTCGCCGTCTGGACCTCGCCGCCGGCGAATCAGCGACGCTCTCGATGGCGTACGTCTCGGTTCCGGCGTTAGAGGTTTCGGCGGTGCGTCAGAAGTACATCTGCCTCGACCCGCTCGACGCCGACGGTGGGCGTTTCTGCTACGAGGGTCTCACGAGCGGCTTTTCGGCCGAAATCCCGGTCGACTCCGAAGGCGTCGTCCGCGACTACCCGGGCCTCTTCCGGCGCGTCGACAGAGTGGGACTGAGTAGGACGGGAAATGACTAA